The Aliidiomarina minuta nucleotide sequence CAAACCGCCGAGCTGACCACGGGTCTGCGCCAGGGCGCTGACTTCACGATGATTGTGGGTTCCATACACCAGCTGTGCGCGGGCCTGATTCTGCTGCGGGTCACGGGAGATGATATTAATCACACCACCGAGCGCCGCCGAACCATACATCGACGAGCGCGCGCCCCTAATCACTTCAATGCGCTCAATGTCCTGCGGGTGAATATGCTGCAAAGAAGGTGTGCCCAGCGTCGCGCTGTACATAGGCTGCCCGTCCAGCAACACCAATACCTGATCGCTGTTACTGCCCTGCAGATACAGACTCAGCTCGCCGCCTGGCCCACCGGCCTGACGTACATCCAGACCAGCTATCTGACGCAACACAGGCAGCATAGTGCTGGCCTGCAGCAGCTCAATCTGATGCCGTTCTATGACCTGCGCAGCTATCGGGCTTTCTGCAAGGCGCTGACCGGTGACCTGCAAACGCTCAACCGGCGCCGCCTGAGCGGCACCACTAAAGCCTGCTACAACCAGCAGCGCATATTGAAAAGGCCTCGCCATCAGCCGATAGGCTTATACTTAATGCGGTGCGGTTCCATCGCATCGGCACCCAGAGTTTCTTTCATATAGGCTTCGTACTCGGTGTAGTTGCCATCAAAGAAATTGACCTGACCTTCGTCACGATAATCCAGAATATGGGTCGCGATGCGGTCCAGGAACCAACGGTCATGCGATATCACCATGGCAGCACCTGGGAATTCCAGCAAGGCGTTTTCCAGCGCCCGCAAGGTTTCAATATCGAGATCGTTAGTCGGCTCATCGAGCAGCAACAGGTTACCACCGGCTTTCACCAGTTTGGCCAGATGCACCCGGTTGCGTTCACCACCGGACAGTTCGCCAATGCGTTTTTGCTGGTCGTTGCCTTTAAAGTTAAAACGACCGACATAAGCCCGGCTGGGCACTTCAAAAGTACCTATCTGCAGAATGTCCTGCCCTCCGGAAATTTCTTCCCAGACGGTTTTGCTGTCGTCCATGTCATCACGGAACTGATCGACGCTGGCCAGTTGCACGGTTTCGCCCAGCTCAATTTCGCCGGAATCTGGTTGTTCGGTACCGCTAATCATTTTAAACAGGGTCGATTTACCGGCACCGTTCGGGCCGATAATGCCGACGATAGCGCCTTTTGGCATGCTGAAACTCAAATCATCAATCAGCAAACGTTTCTCAAATGATTTACGCAAATGCGACACTTCCAGTACCTTGTCACCCAGACGAGGCCCTGGTGGGATATACAGCTCATTGGTTTCGTTACGGCGCTGGTAATCATTGCTTTGCAGTTCTTCAAAGCGGGCCATACGGGCCTTGCTCTTAGCACGGCGACCTTTCGGATTCTGTCGTACCCATTCCAGCTCGGTTTTAATCGATTTCTGACGTGCGCTTTCAGTGCGCTCTTCCTGCTGTAAGCGTTTCTCTTTTTGTTCCAGCCAGGACGAATAGTTACCTTCCCAGGGAATGCCATAACCACGGTCCAGCTCCAGAATCCAGCCGGCCACGTTGTCGAGGAAATAACGGTCATGGGTAATAGCCACAACAGTGCCTTCATAGTCATGCAGGAAGCGCTCTAACCAGGCCACGGACTCCGCATCCAAATGGTTGGTCGGCTCATCCAGTAACAGCATGTCTGGCTTATCCAGTAACAAGCGGCAAATAGCCACACGGCGGCGTTCACCACCGGAAAGGAATTCAATTTTAGCGTCCCAGGGTGGCAGGCGCAGTGCATTCGCCGCACGTTCCAGCGCGTTCTCAATATTGTGACCGTCTTTTGCCTGCAACAAGGCTTCCAGCTCGCCCTGCTCTTTGGCCAGCGCGTCAAAATCAGCGCCTTCTTCGGCATAAGCGGCATACAGCTCGTCTAAACGCGCCAGCGCTTGTTTCACGTCCGCAACCGCTTCTTCCACGGTTTCACGCACGGTTTTGTTGTCATCTAACTGGGGTTCCTGCGGCAGGTAACCAATTTTGGTGCCGCTCAGCGCATGAGCTTCGCCTTCATATTCGGTATCCACACCAGCCATGATGCGCAGCAGCGTCGATTTACCGGCACCATTGAGACCCAGTACGCCAATTTTTGCGCCGGGGAAAAAACTCAGAGAAATGTCTTTTAAAATGGTGCGCTTAGGGGGCACTACTTTGCTGACGCGCAGCATGCTGTAGATATATTGGGCCATGTCCGGCGATTCCTTATCTTAAACAAGAAGCTTTAAACAAGAAGCTTGAAACGAAATATGGCGCTAATTCTAACAGATATTCAGCCGATTCCGAATACTGCGCGCAGGTTCTGCGGCTGAATAATTTCACGGCTATCGCCAGCGGCAAAAACACCGCCCTGATGCAGCATCACTGCCTGGTCGCTGTGACTGGCAGCCAGTGCCAGATCATGCATCACAGTAATTACCAACGCGCCCTGCCGGGCTTGTTCTTGTAACAACCCCATCACTTCCAGCTGATGCCTGGGGTCCAGTCCTGCGGTAGGTTCGTCGGCCAGGATTACCTGCGGCCGGGAGGCCAGCAAGCGGGCGATTAATACCCGCTGCTGTTCACCGGCTGACAGCTCCAGTACC carries:
- the ettA gene encoding energy-dependent translational throttle protein EttA: MAQYIYSMLRVSKVVPPKRTILKDISLSFFPGAKIGVLGLNGAGKSTLLRIMAGVDTEYEGEAHALSGTKIGYLPQEPQLDDNKTVRETVEEAVADVKQALARLDELYAAYAEEGADFDALAKEQGELEALLQAKDGHNIENALERAANALRLPPWDAKIEFLSGGERRRVAICRLLLDKPDMLLLDEPTNHLDAESVAWLERFLHDYEGTVVAITHDRYFLDNVAGWILELDRGYGIPWEGNYSSWLEQKEKRLQQEERTESARQKSIKTELEWVRQNPKGRRAKSKARMARFEELQSNDYQRRNETNELYIPPGPRLGDKVLEVSHLRKSFEKRLLIDDLSFSMPKGAIVGIIGPNGAGKSTLFKMISGTEQPDSGEIELGETVQLASVDQFRDDMDDSKTVWEEISGGQDILQIGTFEVPSRAYVGRFNFKGNDQQKRIGELSGGERNRVHLAKLVKAGGNLLLLDEPTNDLDIETLRALENALLEFPGAAMVISHDRWFLDRIATHILDYRDEGQVNFFDGNYTEYEAYMKETLGADAMEPHRIKYKPIG